CGCCAGCACCGAGGGGCTGCGGGACCAGCCGGGCGGGCCCGACGCGGTGTAGCCGCCGCCGAACACCGTGACGACCCCCGGCGCGGGACGGCGCACCACGGGCAGCGCGAAGGCCGCAGCGGGGCGGGGCCGGAACGACCGGTAGCCGTCGAACAGCGTGGGGCCGAAGAGCCCTGAGCCGGCGGCCAGCTCGGTCAGGGACGGGTCCCGCGACGCGACGTGGAGGCTGCCCGTGCCACCGCCGTTGACGAACTCCAGCGTCGCCACGTCCCGCACGGCGGCGACCACCTCGGCGCGGCGGCCCAGCAGGTCCCGCGTGGAGCGGGCCTTCACCAGGCGAACGGCTGGCGAGGAGTCGGGCAGCCCCGCCACCTGGGCGTCGTAGAACATCAGGCCCACCACGTCCAGCCCGGCTGCCTGCGCCGCCCGGGCGACCGCCACCACCTGTCCCGCCGACCGCAGGGGCGAGCGCCGCACTCCCAGGTGGAGCGAACCGACCCGCAGGGAGGCGTCGACATCGACGGCGACCCGCAGCGGGTGCGGCCGCTGCAGCGCCGCGAGGAAGGCCACGTGCTCGACGCTGTCGACGGTCACGGTGACCTGCGCAGCCGCGTGGCCGTTGGCGGCGAGGGACTCGAGCGCCTCGCGGTCCGCGCTCGGGTAGGCCACGAACAGGTCGGTGAACCCGTCGGCCGCCAACCAGAGCGCCTCTCTCACGGAGTAGGCCATGACGCCACGGAACCCGGGCCGGTCGAGGGCCCTGCGCAGCAGCGCGCGGCAGCGCACCGACTTCGAGGCCACCCGCACCGGCTTTCCCGCCGCCCGGCGCACCAGGTCGGCAGCGTTGGCGTCGAAGGCCTCGAGGTCGACCAGGGCCAGCGGCGCAGCCCTGCCGGCCGTCGCGCGCTCCCAGCTGCCGGTCACGGGGCCGACTCTACTGAGCGGCATACCGGCGCCGGGGCGTGTCTTGAACCTCTGATCACCGGTTGTTCACCTGCGAGCCGCCCGGCGGCACGAGCCGGTCCCTAGGTTGACGCGCGGACACCACCGTCCTTTGACCGATGGAGGAACCATGACCGCACCGGCGCCGCAGCGCACCGTGCTCCCCCTGATCCCGACCGGCCGGGCCGCCCACCCCGGCGGCCGCTCGGCGATGACCTGCCACTTCCGCTGTGACGACGCCTGCAGCAAGCCGGTGCCGAACCCCAGTGACAACACCTACTTCGGCGACGTCGTCGCCGCGGGCGGGTCCCGCCGCAGTGTCCTCAAGGGCGGCGGCCTGGTCGCCGCCGTCGTCGGTCTCACCGCGGCGACCGGCACCCGGGCAGCCGCGGCCGCCCCTGCCGCGGCCCCCACCGTGAGCGGCTCGACCACCAGGTCCCCGTTCGGCTTCACGCCCATCGCGCCGCAGCCGGAGGGGCTGGACGAGGTCGTC
This Knoellia sp. p5-6-4 DNA region includes the following protein-coding sequences:
- a CDS encoding amino acid deaminase/aldolase, whose product is MTGSWERATAGRAAPLALVDLEAFDANAADLVRRAAGKPVRVASKSVRCRALLRRALDRPGFRGVMAYSVREALWLAADGFTDLFVAYPSADREALESLAANGHAAAQVTVTVDSVEHVAFLAALQRPHPLRVAVDVDASLRVGSLHLGVRRSPLRSAGQVVAVARAAQAAGLDVVGLMFYDAQVAGLPDSSPAVRLVKARSTRDLLGRRAEVVAAVRDVATLEFVNGGGTGSLHVASRDPSLTELAAGSGLFGPTLFDGYRSFRPRPAAAFALPVVRRPAPGVVTVFGGGYTASGPPGWSRSPSVLAPRGLRLLRSEGAGEVQTPLRGPAADGLGIGDRVWFRHAKAGELCERFDELHLVRGDELVDRVPTYRGEAANFG